In Vicia villosa cultivar HV-30 ecotype Madison, WI linkage group LG7, Vvil1.0, whole genome shotgun sequence, the DNA window TAGAAGGTGCACTTCTCGGCAACCGCATTCTTACAAAGAGACTGGTATAACATCGCCAAAACGGCGgacccccaactatatttccTAATCTTGCTAATACTATCAAATTTACTTAAATAGAAAAAGTTGACAGTGTTACCTGTCGACTCCGGGAATAAAAGTTTACCAAACATCAGCATTATATAGACCTTAGTCATTAACCAAACATGCTCCTCGGTAGAGTTGTCCATAAAGACGAGTTCATCATAGTAAGCTCTAAGGGAGACCAGACTGATACCCTGGCCTCTTGAACCTTGAGTAGGCACAACTAGATCTCTTCCCAACACTCTCTCACACATTGAATTAGCATGTTGAACAGATCCATTAACAGCCTTGCCATCAATGGGCAGACCAAGTAACATATAAACATCCTCTAGAGTAACAGTACACTCACCTATTGGAAGATGAAACATGTGGGTTTCAGGCCTCCATCGCTCTTGTAAGGCAAGGATGAATTTTCTGTCTATGGTGTTGTTGTTGACTTTTATGATATGTCCGAAGCCACATGCTTGGAGATTCGGAATAATCCTCTCGTCGGGTTCAACATAAGCGTGAGAACATGTACGGAATCGGTCAACAGCCTAAGAACCACAAATAAATCGATTAAACTGGATATCATATACGCATAGGTgtttagaaataaataagtataaactTACATAGGTCGCCAAATTCGCTCtagttcctctgtgtgtttcacccatggtaagaagttgttgagccatttTCAAGAACTCTTTAAGTTTTATGCGGATTTGAAAATGCAAAGtggttttttgaagaagaagaatatatgtTGGTGAAAAGAAAGCAAGTCTATGAGAGTATTTATAGAGGGTTGGTGGTTGCTGATGTTAAGTGCATGAGGGCCAAGTGGTGAGCATGCATGTGATACAGATATCAAAGtgataaagatgggttcacatgcATTCTGTGTTGAAATGACCATGCATTCCCGTGTTTTGTGCTGACTTTGTCTAAGCATGCATGCATTAAttgtttctggcagaatagactaGGCCTGCATCCCGTGTTCGGTGCTGAATTGTCTAGGCATGCATGCATACAGTATTTCGATGCAGGTAGATCACATGCTGGcggatcagattagggttttggcagTGGGGACCACTAGACAAAATTAGggcaaaaaaaaattgaactaatgcgccaccccaggtggcgccatGCTGGGAAAAAATGAActaatgcgccaccccaggtggcgcctaCATGCaaccatattttttttaaaaaaaaaattagggttagggttttcttggttaattttagtatttttagggtttagggttttctaGCCGTTGTTTCACCGAAAATAATTAGCATACAGTCttcgcatgtgattgtacagtGTGATGGAGTCTGATCAAGTCGACTGTGCTGCAGTTCACCAGTGTCAAGCACACCTCAAATCAACTCAGTACATTTGTGACGATTCAGGCATTCATTTTCCATTAACTTTATTCCCATGTGATTGTACAGTATGGTtgtgtctggtcaagtcgacTGTGCAGCAGTTCAGCAGTGTCATGCATACCTCAAATCAATTGTGAAACAGTCTGGTGTGCAGCAGTGTCATGCATTCATCAAATCAACTCAGTACGCATGTGATTGTATAGTATTCGCCTTCATAATTGTCACCACTCAATGTTCGTCTACATAAAGGAAGCCTATAACGTGTAAAATAACACAACACATTACACATCTGATTACACATCTGAAATAAAACTCTCTACCCACTCAACAATGGCCCCTCCACAATACATTATCAACGCTCATGTTTTTGGCGAGACCTATGACAACGAAGAAGTTGGTTTTCTGTTTAGAAACACTGAGGTCAAACGATTTTGTTTAAGCAGAAAAGCAAATTTCAGTTACTTCAAAGGGGGATTAGAGACGAAGCTTGCAATGGGTGGTGTATCCCAGATTTTTTACCAATATCGATTTCTTCGTGGAGACAACCCGGTCAAGTTTATCCAAGTTGAGATCAAAGACGATGAAGACATGCAGAATATGTTTGCCAATCATGAGTATTCTGGTTACAAATGCATAGAACTGTATGTTACTCTACCAGAAGTTCAACCCCCGCAAATGGTTCAGTCACAAGTCATTGATGCACTTGGAGACGAGCAAGCAGAGGTCGACGttgtagatgaagaagaagaagcaccggaAATAGAAGTTGATAACCTGGTAAACGAGGAAAGTGAAGATGAACCGGAAGTTGTTGTACCACGAGATCAAGTGCATATGCCTCCAGTGCACATGAGGAACCTGAATTTTGATGGGGATGACGAACCATCGACTGATATTTTCTATGATCCATACACCCAAACAAATCAACGGTTAAAAGTAGGAGACAAATTTCGTTCTAAGGAGTCATGTATCATGGCCATAAAAAGATTTCATATGGCAAACAATGTTGATTTTAGAGTTGATCGCGCCAATGTCGAAAGGTACAAAATTTACTGTAGAAACACTGattgtggattcaggttgcatgcatcatacaggaAAAGAAGTGACTCATGGGTTATAGGATATATTTCCCAAGATCACACATGTGTTAACACAAATGTTTCACAAGATCACCGTAAGCTAAGTTATGACATCATTTGTCAAGAAATCTTGCCTTTAGTTGAAAAAGATCCATCGTTAAAGGTGAAAACGATAATCTCTCATATCGTTGCAACGTACAACTACACTCCGTCTTATAGAAAGGCGTGGCTGGCGAAGACCAAGGCGATCGAAGTTGTGTATGGAAATTGGGAGGATTCGTATAAACGACTCCCACATTTCTTATATGCGCTTCAAATTTATGCTCCTGGAACTGTTACTATTTTAGAGACCCTTCCGGCGCAATCTCCAGACGGAACATCACTTCAAGGAAATGTGATATTCCACAGGCTCTTCTGGGCTTTCCGCCCATGTGTACAAGGATTTTCATATtgcaaaccaattcttcaaatagaTGGAACTTGGTTGTACGGAAAATATAAAGGCACCATGTTGATGGTTGTGGCTCAAGACGGAAATAGTAACATCTTTCCTGTTGCTTTCGCTCTTGTGGAAGGAGAAACTGCTGgaggttggggtttctttctcataaatcttcggACACACGTTGCCCCCCAACCTGGACTTTGCTTGATTTCAGACAGACATGCTGCCATCGAGAGTGCGTACAACAATCTAGCAAACGGGTGGCAAAACCCTACATCAACGCATGTTTACTGTATTCGACACATCGCACAAATTTTCATGCGGGAGATAAAGGACAGGGCTCTTCGGAAGACTCTTGTCAATGCCGGATATGCGTTGACTCAACCGACGTTCCAATATTATCGACATGAAATTGTAgcggcaaatccagatgcaggcagaTGGGTAGACAATCTTGCTAGAGAGAAATGGACCAGATCATACGACAATGGGAAGCAATGGGGGCACATGACTACGAATCTTGTGGAGTCTATGAACGGGGTGTTTAAGGGCATCAAACACCTTCCGATTACTGCCTTGGTGGAagcaacatactataggatggCTTCTCTTTTCGCAAGAAGAGGTGAGCGTTGGAATGCAGTTATAGAATCCGGACAATTATGGAGCGAAACATgcgtcaaattcatgaaagagcaatctgccaaagccaacagccacattgtgacatctttcgattgattcaaccggaccttcagtgttaaagaaacgattgaccataacgagggccttccgagacaacaatacagggttcttatagatgaagggtggtgcgattgtggaaagtttcaagcctttcggatgccatgctctcatgtaattgcagcatgttcgtatgcgcatcaagatccgttagcacttttatctcccatttacaaggcggataccttgctcggggtgtacaacaactcatttcaagtgatggcaaaggaggattattggcctgcgtatgaaggggacgtggtttggcataatgataacatgcagagaaagaaaagaggtcgtccgaacagcacccggatcacaaccgagatggatcatgagaaaatggtacgaaagtgtagcatatgtcgtgaagtcgggcacaataaaaatacatgtcctaaccgtggatcaaattccaccaacaattagttgtatgtcatttgtattttgtatctgtatttttattgataatgtttttgtatttgtattagtattagtatttgtatttgtatttgtatttgtatttgtatttgtatttgtatttgtatttgtatttgtatttctatttctattggttatgtatttgtattatcctttattaaatcaactagttatgtctttgtctcGTTGTGAATTTGTCTTCATGGCCCATACTGCCACTCTTtattttggacagtcaaatacgcatgctttcgtcCAGCTCCATCAAGTCAGTCATTGATCAGTGTGTCTACATTTATCATACAtgttaggcgtgcttgtaaacagtacgcaacatcattaattttttctacccactactattataaattaggggctcctatggttgagtttacacacagatacacaaactccaaataccaaacaatcacacaaacacaaccatgcctcgccggacaaccattaggccagatggatgtcaccggacaacagagttgccgccccggagatcaacatggcgtgccgaacctgaaccggagtatcgcagaaggaacagacatgtcatattctccgccgtcaaacctcccatgccggttatgttttggaatatctcttccgtcgagcaactcaagaggactctcctgagatttttagagggggagtacgaggccggcgaacagataagaagcatcaagaggcttaaaacaagggctGATGATGTGACTGGAGCAACGATAACTTTCTGGGATAAcgtggaatacgacattgatgccattcaaatgatgcatggacctaatgacattgttttaaccgtggtaatttcttagatgttttactttatctttttttgttggttattttctatgtaccttttaattaatgaatgaactaCTCTTTTCCGTGGACGCTCGAGTTAGCTGATTCACTGATCTTATCTGttgcaatttaatatatatattttttaatactttaaaataaaaacaattttattaataaataaaaaaaacaaaatataatttatttatttatgtttaaaacaattttattaataaataaaaaaaattataaaaaaaaatagtatataaacattaaaaaaaaacaaaaaaaaaaaacaaaaaaagaaaagaaatgtgcataggcgccaccctaggtggctaaaAAGGAAAAAATGTACATTGATGtcaccctgggtggcgcataggTTAGGAGAGATTACTCTttggcgccacctgaggtggctcctatgtggagaccacctctgaaacctggtcatacaGGTAATTTCTCCGAAAAgatggtttttggtgtaaataaattattaaacatggttatttagaTTTATTTTCCGAATATATATCCCATCACACCAAATATGACTTTTGTTTCAAATGAAATATCACAATTACTATATTATATAAACTCTATTTTAAAAGAGTTCTGCTATTTTTACACCGGTCTTTTATTACACCGTATATACACCATTAGAAATAACAAGGCAATGGGTTGGTTGCACAAATTTCaagataatataaattaataaaaatataaaagtagTATATTTTTGCCATACTTATACGGTGTAGTTGTACAAAGTGGTGTACAAATATCTTTTcccattttaaaataattgaaaagaTTAGTTGTTCTCTCTCACCTTGTACATGCATTGCTTCATTCACTCTAAATTCGATATTATAAAAATGCTAAATATTTGCATAAACCTTTACAAAATATTCCTCTTTTTAATATGGTTTATGATTTTATATAAGATAAATGTACTAAATATATGAATGACAAAATAAATGGATtagataaataaaaaatctattaattttaaaaaaaaaaagaagtaaaatcAATCAAATGTAGTCATTAAGCATAATAACCATTCGAtcaatttattaatatatttttagtgGACTGATATTCATCTAATCCTTttgtatattaaatattaaatattttttaaagagtatattttaatcaatatattttgtatggtaaatattttaaaaataaataaattcattaaataaaatataaataacttatttgaaaagttaatttaaattaaaaatgactATTGTTGACCACCATCCTaataaaatcttattattttatgatttaataataattagttggtctgttaataaattataaattagttttagaaattaattaatttatttcatttttctttaatttaataataataataatataatgtattattattaaattataaatgaaaatCCTTCTGCTCTTTGCGAAGGAATTAATTAACTTTTTTCTATGTTGGATGAAGGAATTAAAGGTTGTATTATACCCACCATCTCTATGAAAATGGTGTTAAGAATATCTCTTGAGATGACAATCCTCGAATGGTGTATGGATGTTATCCTTGTCTCTAGGGTCATGAGGAAGAGAATTATACCTATGGGGATTATGCTAACGTCTCTCTAGAAACTCTTTCACTCTTTTTGGTTGTGATTCAATGTTGACATAAGTGCCCCTCAGAACGAATTCCAGAGTGACAATGTTGCATAACCTCTAGGTGAGTTGCAATGTGAGAATGAAATTTCTACTAATTCTCTTTGATGCATATGAGTCTCTTAGTGAGGAAGCCTGTGTTATGCTATCACACTAGGTTGTAGATGTTCATCATGAGTTTATTATCATTGAAAAGTCCTAACATGGTTTGGAGTTAGTGAAGGTTATGTGATAACTCTGGTTTGAAGGATTCAAACAATTATGAAGGAAAAGACTAATGTTGATATTATAAAGGTTGGAGTGGAAATTATTGATGGAATGgagaaatttaaatatatttttgagcaATTGGTTGAGAATTTGGAACCTAACGTGACATCGTAATCGACAAAGTAATCAATATCAGAGCATGTACGTCTTGGTGTAGAGGAGGTTCTTTAGTTGTGAGAATGAGAATTAATAATGTGGTATCATGAAACATGTGGAACATTGATCGAACATCAAACACAAGAACTATGTTGCAGTGAGTCATAAATCGAATTGCCTTGGACTCGGCCATTGCATACGATATCATAAAATGTTTGCAAGAAGGTTAAAAATCAGAACTAATGACCAAAGCAGTTAATAAAAGCACTTGCGATGGTGCAACAAAGAAGATTAGAAAAATATATTGAGAAATTCGTGAGAGTCAGTAAAAGATTATCATAGACAGTGCCATTATTTTGTACTACAATAGGTAATTAATGGTAGGTTTAAGATAACCATCGTAGAAGGACTTATAATACGTTGGTAGAAATCTATGATGATTAGAGATAAGTAGGGGTGACAAACGGGCATGTCCGTGCCGTTTAGGTCCGCCCCTCAAAAGTATGCAAAAAATACGGCGGGGAGGGCGAACATGGTAGAGGTGCGAACTTAAAACCTTGTTCCGTACCGCTGTAAAAAGGTGGGCGAGATAGGCAGGACCACATACACTAAAAATTTAAagcctaaaaatacaaaaaattatattaatgccTGCACACGCAAAAACACGTAAAAAAAGGGCGGGTGAGGAAGGCACATTAAAGGATGATGGCCTAAAACCCTGATCCGTCTTGCACTATAGGGCGGACAAAACAAGCATACCCTATGGGATGAGCCCATTTCGCCACCCCTAGAGATGAGGTACCTGCAAGGTTAACGCTCTACTGCCAAGTCAATATTTGAGAGAGATGGAACTAAGAAAGTGTGAATGAGAGTAACACTTGAGTGACTCGGGATCACTCTTATGAAATAGATACAATTATAACCACTCATAATTGATTGAATATTAATTGCAAGCAACCGTTAGATGTAGATCGACAACGAATATGAGAAAGAGAGGCGTACTCTTATCTGACATCCCAAAGTGAATGTACATTTTCTCGCCGCCTAATTAACACTTGGGTTGGATTGGATCTCTGTATTATTTCGATTGTATTGATCCTTTGGTCGACCCGAAACTATTGTTGTATAAATTATTTATCCAAATAATAtatgataattaaatatttatttaaaatgaattttatatATTGAAGAAAACATGAATCTTTTCATGTTAAAAAGAAAATATCCATCAATGAAaacattgtttttttaaaatccaTCAATGAAaacattgtttttttaaaatacatatgGTCTGATTAGTGGGTTTAGTTGCTTTGTGGATACTCAAAGTTATTGTATAGTTGTAATGCACATGTTGCAAAATTACGAGGTGCTTGAAGGATCACATTTGGCGCAACCTAAAGGATACAAGAAAGTCCACATAAATTCAAAGGTCATGGTTACTAGTTTAATCCTTGAGCAGCCAGTCAGTTTTGTTGATTTCATACTTGTTCATCAAATTAGAAAATTGATAGGGTTCAAGTGAGAAATAAAATTTCTAATGTTTATCTTGAAGAAAATGTGTGTGCTTTAACCCATAATAAACGTGACTTGGGGTGACAAAATGGTCCAGGCCAGCTAAGCAAGCtcgttttgactgtattttttcCACAGGGCAGATTCAAGGGCGGATCCAAGTTTTAGGTTAACACCCACTATTATATTCACCATTCTTATTTTTGCTGACTTTTGCAATGCAAACATTAACATGAATTTTACAAATTGTAGGTTTTAGGGGTGCAGGGCCTTTAGACCCGCCCCACcctttttttcaagacaaaccaTGGTTTTAGTCAGCACCTTCTACTACGTCTGTTCCACTCTGATataatttttatgggtttttgcaGAGCACTGAGCAGGAATAAATGAGGCGGACATGCTGGTTTGTCAACCCTATGTGTAAAAATGAATCAAACTTTATTAAATCTACTTATGAATTTAATAGCATTTTCCTACTTAATTGAAGctagttttttaaatttttttgtttttgttgagtgTTAGGAGATTTATTTCTCTTGTATTATTACTTAGGGATGTATGTATGTCAGTCATTTGGATTGTGTTTGGCCAAAATACGTCAAAGTTATCACTAATCAAattacacaacaaaaaacaaaaattatagtcACCTAATAAATCATGAGTTTAATAAATTGAGTATGAATTTATCCAAAATCTAATTGATAATTGAAttaaatgcacttttgatccATATATTTTGGTGATTTTAACATTTTGGTCCCCTGTTTCAAAACCCAACTTTTTGGTTTCTATAGTTCACtttttatgtgatttttttgGTCCTCTTTGACTTTTGCATTTGTGGCCTTCTCATTTATGACGTGGTAATTCAcaagtcaaatttttttaaaggaaataatttattttctaattaCAACCTATTTATTTACTACAAAGttaataaataaatgttaaaaaGTGAATTTTCAATTGATATATGAAATAAATGAAGACTCTTATTTTCAATTCATGTGCAGAACACGGACAATCTTCTTTTTCCCTCAGTTTCCGTAACTGAACCATAGTCCTAACTTCTCAATTCTCCTTCAATCAAACCAATCGAAGCATAATTCTTAATTGTTCGCTCAATCGAAACCATACATTATCAAGTTGTTCTCTCATTCAAGCTGAAACCACACACTCCTTTTTAAGTTTCAATTCGTTCATTTGTTGTGAAGATGACGAAAAGAAGTTCTCAATGGAATAACAATGAACAAGTCAAGTAAAACTTTATTGCAATTCTCAATGGGATAGAAATGAACAAGTCATAAATGCTAACATAACGCCACTATTGAACTcagggccggtcccgactttttagaggcccaggGCAAATAAATAAATGGGCCCCTTACAAAATATAGACGTTTTActattttctccaaaataaagaaaaatctcAGAGACAAGATAAAAAAGATAAAGTCTTGATTGTTTCTAACAATAAAAAACTGATAAGTAGTCATCTAcaaatcattaaaaaattcaaaatcgaaATATGAATGACTGAATTAAGAATCAAAATCTTTTAGGTGTCTTCATTGCTCCAATTTCGAGACAACATACACCatctaaaaaaaatgaaagtgaCGTTTTATCTTGTTTTAATTGCGGGAAATCAAATCATTTGGCTAGAAAATGTAGGAGCAGGCGTAAATCATATTCTGACCCTAATACGCAGGTTTACCTTATtcgtaaaaaatttatttttatataagaaaaataataaatcaaagcactaattataataaatttgatttcatcataaaaatttgataataaatgaGTTAATTGTATGacaaacttttaaatatttaattagaaCATATAAATAGTCTCTACAATTTAtacaaaaacaatttaaaataaaattataaagattacaataattatatacaaattttaaaattattttataaataaaatttaaaagataCTAATTATCAtagaaatttgagaaaaaaaaagatttgctAAGACAAAAACAGAATAAATTGATATTACTCTGCTAAAGTggtgtaaaaaaaattgaaaattctgTAGCACAAAGGATTCGAACCGGGAGCACAAGCTATCCAAGAAAGGCCCAAACCGCTGGGCTATAACCACTAATTAATACTCCCTctatcccaaattataagagaaattctcttttttgattcattgaatatctcttataatttgggacggagggagtataaagTATTTccctaataaatatatttattattatttcagTCTATAATTTCTTGGATACACCTCCCTTAATTGAGGCCCCTACTTATTTGAGGCCCTGGGCTATGGGCCTGCTTGCCTTGGCCCAGGGCCGGTCTTGATTGAACTGCCACCTTATAAATGAGAAGACCACATATGCAAAAGTCGAGAgggataaaaaaaaatctaaaaaaaaagtataagaactaaaaaaaaattaaattttaaaatggaaGATCACAATGTTAAAATCACCCAAACAAATgaccaaaatattaaaatcacctaaatagaagactacaagtgtttttaaaccttgataattttttatttgaaaaccaTATGCTTCCAATAATCCAACCCATTTTCTTGGGTTGTTGGTTTCACCCAACCCATAACCCATGTACGCCATCCTAGTTAGTGccatatttgtttttgtttggctTAGGCCTACTTTattttccaaaagaaaaaataaatttttattctaTTCTAATCATTAATAATTAATCAACGGCCCGCGTAAAATAACAAGtcgtttgaaaaagaaaaagataattaaaaaaatgaacctTCTCGGATACCGGCGTCATATAAAAAACGagtagaaaaaaaatagaaatacaaTAAAGGCACATAATTTCACAACAGCCAAATCACATATCTCCACGTGTCCTCCCGTACCCTAA includes these proteins:
- the LOC131620010 gene encoding uncharacterized protein LOC131620010, whose translation is MAPPQYIINAHVFGETYDNEEVGFLFRNTEVKRFCLSRKANFSYFKGGLETKLAMGGVSQIFYQYRFLRGDNPVKFIQVEIKDDEDMQNMFANHEYSGYKCIELYVTLPEVQPPQMVQSQVIDALGDEQAEVDVVDEEEEAPEIEVDNLVNEESEDEPEVVVPRDQVHMPPVHMRNLNFDGDDEPSTDIFYDPYTQTNQRLKVGDKFRSKESCIMAIKRFHMANNVDFRVDRANVERYKIYCRNTDCGFRLHASYRKRSDSWVIGYISQDHTCVNTNVSQDHRKLSYDIICQEILPLVEKDPSLKVKTIISHIVATYNYTPSYRKAWLAKTKAIEVVYGNWEDSYKRLPHFLYALQIYAPGTVTILETLPAQSPDGTSLQGNVIFHRLFWAFRPCVQGFSYCKPILQIDGTWLYGKYKGTMLMVVAQDGNSNIFPVAFALVEGETAGGWGFFLINLRTHVAPQPGLCLISDRHAAIESAYNNLANGWQNPTSTHVYCIRHIAQIFMREIKDRALRKTLVNAGYALTQPTFQYYRHEIVAANPDAGRWVDNLAREKWTRSYDNGKQWGHMTTNLVESMNGVFKGIKHLPITALVEATYYRMASLFARRGFRGAGPLDPPHPFFQDKPWF